DNA sequence from the Tenacibaculum mesophilum genome:
GTGATACTGTAACCTTAATAATCAATGGGAATACCTATACAGGAACGATAGACGCCAGTGGAAACTACAGCATCAATGTTCCAGGATCAGACTTAGCAGCTGATACAGATACGACTGTAGAAGCAAGTGTTACTACTACTGATACTGCTGGAAATACTGCTTCTGCTACTGATACTCATTCATACAGTTTACTAGACTCTGATAATGATGGAATTCCTGATATTACCGACATTGATGATGACAATGATGGAATTTTAGATACCGATGAAGGAGATGGCAACATAGATACTGATGAAGACGGTATACCTGATAGTCTTGATACTGATAGTGATAATGATGGAGTTCCAGATGTTATTGAAGGAAATGACGATAATAGTGATGGGATACCTGATAGCCTTCCTTCTGGAAATGACTCAGATGGAGATGGTTTGGATGATACTTATGACACAGATAACGGAGGTACCCCTGTAGACATTCCTGATAATGATGGAGATGGTATTCCAGATTTTCAAGATATTGATGATGACAACGATGGTATTAATACTTCAGATGAAAATCCTGGTGACTCTGACCCAACAACCAACGATGCTCTTGATACCGATGACAATGGTATTCCTGACTATCTGGACCCTAACACAAAACCATGTGGTACTCCCTATAACATCATGACTCCTGGTAGTGATGGTGATAATGATATTTTCTTCATCTCTTGTATAGACAGACCTGAATATAGTAATAATACTGTTGAGATTTTCAACAGATGGGGTAACACTGTATACAAAGCCTCTGGCTATAACAATAAAGACGTTGTTTTTAACGGAACTTCTAATGGAAGAACAACAATTAATGTTGATGAAAAATTACCTTCAGGCACCTATTTCTATGTTATCGATTTAGGTGATGGATCAAAACCAAAAGTAGGCTGGTTATACATTAATAGATAAAAAAAATAATATGAAATTAAAACACCTATACACATTAATATTCTTAATACAAATATTAATAAATGTAAATGCTCAACAAGACCCTCAATATACTCAATATATGTATAACACTATGAGTGTGAACCCTGCATATGCTGGATCAAGCGGACACACTATAATAAATGCTCTTGCAAGAACTCAATGGGTTGGTATTGAAGGTGCTCCTGACACTCAAACGCTAAGTTTCGATACTCCTCTAGGCTTTAGCGGCGTTGGGTTAGGTATTAACCTTACTAACGATAGAATAGGCCCCGCCAATGAGATTTTTCTGGATATCAATGCTTCTTATACAGTTCGTACCAGTGATGAGGGAAATTTAGCTTTTGGGTTGAAACTTGGAGCAAGACATTTAAATGTTGATTGGAACAAAGGTATTGTTAAGGATCGAGACGATAAAAGTCTAACTGGAAACATTAATAGATTTTTACCAACTATTGGAGCTGGTATTTATTACTATACTTCTAACTGGTATTTGGGAGCAGCTATTCCTAATTTTATTAACACAGATCATTATGATGACTCTAATAATGGAGGTGATGTCGCAAAAGAACGAATACACTTGTTTTTAATTGGTGGATATGTATTTGATTTAAACGAAAGTATTAAGTTTAAGCCCGCATTTTTAACAAAAGTTGTAAATGGTGCACCTTTATCCCTAGATGTATCAGCTAATTTCCTTTTCAATGAAAAATTTACAGCAGGTATAGCTTGGAGGTGGGATGATTCTATTAGTGCTTTGATAGGACTTCAAGCTTCTAGAAATTTACACATAGGGTTAGCCTACGACCTCACTACCTCTAATTACAGCAACTACAATTCTGGAACCTATGAATTAATGATTAAATGGGAAATATTCAAAGAGCTAGCAATGAAGTCTCCTAGATTCTTTTAAATTATAAATAAAATGAAAAAAGCAATACATTTTTTACTTATAATAGTATTTATACCAATAACCATTAATAGCCAACGAAAGTATGCTGCTAATAGATATTTTGAAGAGTTTTCTTATAAAAAATCTGCTGAATTATATCAATCCATATACAACAAAGGAGATAATTCTTATACTGTATTAAGTAGATTAGGAGATTCTTACTACTTTAATTTTAAATATGTTATGGCAGAAAAAAACTATCAAGAGTTAATGAAACTATACGAAAATTCTGCTAAACCTAAACATATATTTAGATATGCCCAAGTTTTAAAAACTAATGGTAAAATAAAAGAATCTGACAAGTGGCTATTAAAATTAAACAAAAACGATAGTCGTGTGAAGGCTTTAGAAGAAAACACTAATTATTTTGTTGAATACTCTAATCGAGAAAAGACATATATAAACATCCACAACCTATCTAGCAACACTTCTTATTCAGACTTTGGTGGATACATTTATGATAATCACTTATATTTTTCTTCTACCCAACCCAAAAAAGAAAAAGGTAAAAAACTCTATCGATGGAATAAGCAACCATATTTAAACATTTATAAAGCAAAACAAAATAACGATTCCATTAAAGTTTTGGATGTGGGTAAACCTATCATTCTTGAAGAATTAAGCTCTAAATATCACGAATCAAATATTGTTGTTTCTAAAGATGGAAAAACAGCTTACTTCACCAGAGATAACTTTGATGGCAAGCGATTAATAGGAGATAAAAATAATATTTCTCACCTTAAAATTTATAAAGCTACTAAAAAAGGAAATTTTTGGGGAGATATAAAAGAACTACCTTTTAATAGTAATAGTTTTTCTTGCGGACATCCTGCCCTTAGTCCTGACGAAAAAACACTTTATTTTGTTTCTGATATGCCAAATGGCTACGGAGATACCGATATTTATAAAATAGCAATTTTAGAAAACGATATCTATGGAAAACCTGAAAATCTGGGCAAAACTATTAATACAGAAAGTAAAGAAATGTTTCCTTTTATAGGTAATGATAATGTTTTATATTTTTCTTCTGATGGACATATTGGCTTAGGAGGTTTAGATGTTTTTGAGGCAAAAATCACTAGTAACTCTTATACAAAACCAGTAAATTTAGGAAGTCCTGTTAATGGTCCTTTTGATGATTTTGCTTTCATTATTAACGACAAGCATACTCAAGGTTACTTTTCTTCCAACAGAAAAGAAGGTAAAGGAGATGATGATATTTATAGTTTTAAAATATACGATTGTAAAGAAAACATTAAAGGAGTTATTTCAGACTCAAAAACAGGAAACCCTATTCCCAATGCTACCGTTCAGCTTATAAACAAACAAGGAGAACCCATTTTTACTAAAACAACTAATAAAGATGGTAGTTATTTATTTGAAAAAATAGATTGTGAAAAGAATTTTGTGGTCGTTGCTTCAAAAAAAGATTATAGAAACTCTCAAAAAAAAACAAAAACACTTAACATTAACAAAAGATTAATTACTGAGAACATCCAACTTGAATCTTTAATAAAAGATGATCAAATCATTATAAACCCTATTTACTTTGATTTTGATTTATATAATATTCGTGAAGACGCCGAATACGAGTTAGAACATATCGTTTCTGTCTTAAAAGACAACCCTGATATAAGTTTAAGAATTGAGTCTCATACCGATAGTAGAGGATCCCAAACATATAATAAATTATTATCAGACAAAAGAGCCAAATCTACAAGAGACTATATATTATCAAGAGGCATTTCTCCAAAAAGGATTAAAAGTGCTGTTGGTTACGGAGAAGAACAGTTATTAAACAAGTGCAATGATCTAAATCAAAAAAAGTGTACCGAACAAGAACATCAACAAAATAGAAGATCTTATTTTTATATAGAAAAAAAATAATTCAGTAAATTATTCTAAAATAGCTTTGTGTCATCCTAACAAAACATGCTATTTATCTAGGGGTTAATTTAATTATTTAGCTATAATTAAAATATACTATATCAAATCAATAATTGAAAGCACTAAAAACCACATTAGAAGCTACAACTATTGGAGTTTCTTAAACAATTTGTACTTATAAAAAACAAAAAGGCTTGTGAACTTTTAAGCTTACAAGCCTTTTTTAATCTTAAAGCTTTATATTTTAGAACAAAGTTTATTACTTTTTAGAACTTTCTGGTATTAAAATAAACTCTGCATAATTTTTCTTATTGAAATACCTGTTGGCTGCATCAAGAAACATTTTAGAGTCAATTTTATTAATATTTGTTTCGTAATCTAAAATAGATTCTTGTTTTAAGCCATACTCATGCATTTCTCTCAGTTTATATATCCAGTAACTATTCATCTCTAAGTATTCTTTTGTATTAGCTAGTTCTGCTTCTTTAATTTTATTGATATCTTCTTTAGTAGCTCCTTCAATCTTGATTTTTTCAATTTCTTCAAGAACCTTTGCAATTAACTTTTCAACGTTATCTGGATCACAAGTAAACCTTACATTCATTCTATACCAATCGTAGGGCTTATCTGAAGCAAATCCTGAAACCCTTACACCATAAACGCCAGCCATTTTTTCACGCAGTTCTTCGGTCAGTTTAATTTTTAAGAGTTTACCTAATAAGCTTATTTCCTTCTTTTTTTCTAAAGAAAAATTGAGGGGACCCGTAAAGCGCATATCTACCTGACTTTTATCGTCAACACCTTTTACAATTGTCTCTTTAATTACCCCTTCTGAATATCTTAATCCAATATCCTTCCAAGTAGTTTTTTTATTTAGGTTTGATGGAAGACTTCCTAAGTATTGGGTTACATAAGTTCTTAGTTTTTCTAATTCAAAACTACCTACAAAAACAAAAGTAAATCCGTTGGCAGAAGCAAAACGTTCTTTATAAAAATTATAAGTATCATCAAGGTTTAATTCGTTTTCAATTTGCTTTTCGGTTAACGGAATGGCTCTAGGGTGACTATTGGTCATAAACTCGCTAATCTTTTTTTCAAAAACATTTCCCGGACTTTTATCTTGGTTTTTGAATAAGTTTTTTAAATGTTCCTTATTTGCATTAAAAACAGCCTCATCTTTATTCGGCTTAGTAAAATGCAAATGGACCATCTGTAGCATTCTTTCTAAATCTTTAGAAGAGCTACTACCAGAGAACAAATCATCATAAAAATTAATACGCGGTGTTACCTTTAATGTTCTCCCCATGTTTAGCTTTTTCAAATCGATCTCAGAAATACCATTAACCCCACTAGAACCAATAATAACACCTGCGTTTCTAGCAGAAACATAAAGAGAATTCGGAGCTACCGAACTTCCTCCAGGTCTAAATCCATTCATGGAAATTAAATCGTTTTGAAACTTTGTCGGTTTCGCTATAACAGTAATACCATTTGCAAATTTCCAAGTAGTAACACCTACTTTATCATTATACACT
Encoded proteins:
- a CDS encoding PorP/SprF family type IX secretion system membrane protein, whose product is MKLKHLYTLIFLIQILINVNAQQDPQYTQYMYNTMSVNPAYAGSSGHTIINALARTQWVGIEGAPDTQTLSFDTPLGFSGVGLGINLTNDRIGPANEIFLDINASYTVRTSDEGNLAFGLKLGARHLNVDWNKGIVKDRDDKSLTGNINRFLPTIGAGIYYYTSNWYLGAAIPNFINTDHYDDSNNGGDVAKERIHLFLIGGYVFDLNESIKFKPAFLTKVVNGAPLSLDVSANFLFNEKFTAGIAWRWDDSISALIGLQASRNLHIGLAYDLTTSNYSNYNSGTYELMIKWEIFKELAMKSPRFF
- a CDS encoding OmpA family protein — encoded protein: MKKAIHFLLIIVFIPITINSQRKYAANRYFEEFSYKKSAELYQSIYNKGDNSYTVLSRLGDSYYFNFKYVMAEKNYQELMKLYENSAKPKHIFRYAQVLKTNGKIKESDKWLLKLNKNDSRVKALEENTNYFVEYSNREKTYINIHNLSSNTSYSDFGGYIYDNHLYFSSTQPKKEKGKKLYRWNKQPYLNIYKAKQNNDSIKVLDVGKPIILEELSSKYHESNIVVSKDGKTAYFTRDNFDGKRLIGDKNNISHLKIYKATKKGNFWGDIKELPFNSNSFSCGHPALSPDEKTLYFVSDMPNGYGDTDIYKIAILENDIYGKPENLGKTINTESKEMFPFIGNDNVLYFSSDGHIGLGGLDVFEAKITSNSYTKPVNLGSPVNGPFDDFAFIINDKHTQGYFSSNRKEGKGDDDIYSFKIYDCKENIKGVISDSKTGNPIPNATVQLINKQGEPIFTKTTNKDGSYLFEKIDCEKNFVVVASKKDYRNSQKKTKTLNINKRLITENIQLESLIKDDQIIINPIYFDFDLYNIREDAEYELEHIVSVLKDNPDISLRIESHTDSRGSQTYNKLLSDKRAKSTRDYILSRGISPKRIKSAVGYGEEQLLNKCNDLNQKKCTEQEHQQNRRSYFYIEKK